The following proteins are co-located in the Oceanimonas sp. GK1 genome:
- a CDS encoding phage portal protein: MSAPNPSKDLVAFSFGEPEAIEPNRWLTDYAELFYDHYADYWSTPISRQGLAQIANTNAHHGALIYARRNMVAGRFKGGAGLKRRQMQAFVHDLIQFGDAAFLKVRNGLGRVVRLHPLPSMYLRRHQSGDFRLLRANNEQLHYRQEDVIYLSQYDPRQQIYGLPDYLGGIQSALLNRDATLFRRRYYQNGAHMGFIFYATDPNLSESQEEELKAKIQSSKGVGNFRSLFINIPNGNPDGVKLIPVGDIATKDDFDRIKNISAQDVLTAHRFPPGQAGIIPSNAAGLGDPEKTDIVYTRNEVLPLCELIADEVNSDPDIPARLALDFALE, encoded by the coding sequence ATGAGCGCACCCAACCCATCCAAAGACCTGGTCGCCTTCAGCTTCGGCGAGCCGGAGGCCATAGAGCCCAACCGCTGGCTGACCGATTACGCCGAGCTGTTTTACGACCATTACGCCGACTACTGGAGCACGCCCATCAGCCGCCAGGGCCTGGCCCAGATCGCCAACACCAACGCCCACCACGGGGCGCTGATTTACGCCCGCCGCAACATGGTGGCCGGCCGCTTCAAGGGCGGCGCCGGCCTCAAGCGCCGGCAGATGCAGGCCTTTGTGCACGACCTTATTCAGTTCGGCGACGCCGCCTTTTTGAAGGTGCGCAACGGCCTGGGCCGGGTGGTGCGGTTGCACCCGCTGCCGTCCATGTATCTGCGCCGGCACCAGAGCGGCGACTTTCGGCTGCTGCGGGCCAACAACGAGCAACTGCACTACCGGCAGGAGGACGTGATCTACCTGTCTCAGTACGACCCGCGGCAGCAGATTTACGGCCTGCCGGATTACCTGGGCGGCATTCAGTCGGCGCTGCTGAACCGGGACGCCACCCTGTTCAGGCGCAGGTACTACCAGAACGGGGCCCACATGGGCTTTATCTTCTACGCCACGGACCCCAACCTGAGCGAGAGTCAGGAGGAAGAGCTGAAGGCCAAAATCCAGAGCTCCAAGGGGGTGGGGAATTTCCGCAGCCTGTTTATCAACATACCCAACGGCAACCCGGACGGGGTGAAGCTGATCCCGGTGGGGGACATTGCCACCAAGGACGACTTTGACCGCATCAAGAACATCAGCGCCCAGGACGTGCTCACGGCGCACCGTTTCCCGCCGGGGCAGGCGGGCATCATTCCCAGCAACGCCGCCGGCCTGGGAGACCCGGAAAAGACCGACATTGTGTATACCCGCAACGAGGTGTTGCCGCTGTGCGAGCTGATCGCCGACGAGGTGAACTCGGACCCGGACATTCCGGCCCGGCTGGCCCTGGATTTTGCGCTGGAATGA
- a CDS encoding DNA methyltransferase, translated as MSSTNGNVLPRESYPTPQSVVSALLSRLEVRDNDHFLEPCRGTDAIWSHIALPEPQKHWAEIEMGRDYLTTSFQRKMDIIITNPPFSLTEAFIEKSLSELSDNGTMAYLQRVNFLGSKKRVPFWQKVGFPDKSPIIVPRPRFVGGNSDSCEYAWFIWDRGNRFNIDKGLSHLLCD; from the coding sequence ATGAGCAGTACCAACGGCAATGTTTTGCCACGAGAGTCTTACCCAACACCGCAATCCGTTGTATCAGCACTGCTCTCTCGCCTTGAAGTGAGAGACAACGACCACTTCCTTGAACCTTGCCGGGGAACTGACGCTATCTGGAGTCATATCGCGTTGCCAGAGCCACAGAAGCACTGGGCAGAAATAGAAATGGGGCGTGATTATTTGACGACGTCTTTCCAACGCAAGATGGACATTATCATCACCAACCCGCCTTTTTCTTTGACGGAAGCATTCATTGAGAAGTCGCTTTCTGAGCTCAGTGATAACGGAACCATGGCTTACCTGCAGCGAGTGAACTTTCTGGGTAGTAAGAAGAGAGTGCCATTCTGGCAAAAGGTAGGGTTTCCCGATAAATCACCCATTATCGTACCCAGACCAAGGTTCGTTGGCGGAAATTCAGATAGCTGCGAATACGCCTGGTTTATATGGGATAGAGGAAACCGGTTTAATATAGACAAAGGTCTGAGCCACCTGTTATGTGATTAA
- the gpM gene encoding phage terminase small subunit produces MSTPAQRHRDRHRARQAAESAAATGQATGDIAHSLHLQLLALEQDEQRLKALDRISDKVALKRELLPKYRPYVEQYLATEKSHQNPLFATLIVWLFDLCEFEQALDWAELAIAQGQRTPTRMKRDFPHFVADTVLEWAEQQAAEGQAVEPYFSRVFTHVANHWRLNEKLTAKYFKFAGLLLLRDATGEPRAAAVNDPDVLDKADALLAKAHEWDPVGAQVKTHRNRIAMRLRALEQD; encoded by the coding sequence ATGAGCACCCCGGCCCAGCGGCATCGTGACCGGCACCGCGCCCGGCAGGCGGCAGAAAGCGCCGCCGCCACCGGCCAGGCCACCGGCGACATTGCCCACAGCCTGCACCTGCAGCTGCTTGCCCTAGAGCAGGACGAGCAGCGGCTGAAGGCGCTGGACCGCATCAGCGACAAGGTGGCCCTCAAGCGTGAGCTGCTGCCCAAGTACCGCCCCTATGTGGAGCAGTATCTGGCCACAGAAAAAAGCCACCAGAACCCGCTGTTCGCCACGCTGATCGTCTGGCTGTTCGACCTGTGCGAGTTCGAGCAGGCGCTGGACTGGGCCGAGCTGGCCATTGCGCAAGGGCAGCGTACGCCCACCCGCATGAAGCGCGACTTTCCCCACTTTGTGGCGGACACAGTGCTGGAGTGGGCCGAGCAGCAGGCCGCCGAGGGCCAGGCGGTGGAGCCCTATTTCAGCCGGGTGTTTACCCATGTGGCCAACCACTGGCGGCTGAATGAAAAGCTTACCGCCAAATACTTCAAGTTCGCCGGGCTGCTGCTGTTGCGCGACGCCACCGGCGAGCCCAGAGCCGCCGCCGTGAACGACCCGGATGTGCTCGATAAGGCCGACGCCCTGCTGGCGAAGGCCCACGAATGGGATCCAGTGGGTGCCCAGGTAAAAACCCACCGCAACCGGATTGCCATGCGCCTGCGGGCGCTTGAGCAGGACTAG
- a CDS encoding GPO family capsid scaffolding protein, whose amino-acid sequence MKPDSRLRTGWICIATEGNSIDGRYISREILTEMAESYDPEHYCALIWPDHNHYGNNAGTVEALKAEAVDGKMKLFAVLRPTRDLIYWNQIGQYQFCSIEPKADFAESGKFYLGGLGVTDRPASTGTTQMQFSAKKPDEPRFIGQSEDLNLNAFAEQGREEGMFKKFMAWFKTQEEPPAPHATTPEDPAMDEKQFNELKGLIGGIADKQTELEGKLETFSKKEESAPANEPEPTKTEPAATGVTAEQFSELLTAVKGVAAKQGELETQFSSLLKEQPGQIPSGAPAGGDNYHVV is encoded by the coding sequence ATGAAACCCGATTCACGGTTACGCACAGGCTGGATTTGCATTGCCACCGAAGGCAACAGCATTGACGGGCGCTATATCTCCCGCGAGATATTGACCGAGATGGCCGAGTCCTATGACCCGGAACATTACTGCGCCCTGATTTGGCCCGACCACAACCACTACGGCAATAACGCCGGCACCGTTGAAGCGCTCAAGGCCGAAGCAGTGGACGGCAAGATGAAGCTGTTCGCCGTGCTGCGTCCGACTCGGGATCTCATCTACTGGAATCAGATTGGCCAGTACCAGTTCTGCAGCATCGAACCCAAAGCCGACTTTGCAGAGAGCGGCAAGTTCTACCTGGGCGGCCTGGGCGTGACCGACCGCCCGGCCAGCACCGGTACCACCCAGATGCAATTCAGTGCCAAGAAGCCGGATGAACCCCGTTTTATTGGCCAGAGCGAAGACCTGAACCTGAATGCTTTTGCCGAACAAGGCCGGGAAGAAGGCATGTTCAAGAAGTTCATGGCCTGGTTCAAAACCCAGGAAGAGCCCCCAGCCCCTCACGCAACCACCCCCGAGGATCCAGCAATGGACGAAAAACAGTTCAACGAGCTGAAAGGCCTGATTGGCGGCATTGCCGACAAGCAGACCGAGCTTGAAGGCAAGCTCGAAACCTTCAGCAAAAAAGAAGAGTCCGCCCCGGCCAACGAGCCCGAGCCGACCAAGACCGAGCCCGCCGCCACCGGCGTGACCGCTGAGCAATTCAGCGAGCTGCTGACCGCCGTTAAAGGCGTGGCAGCCAAGCAGGGCGAGCTGGAAACCCAATTCTCCAGCCTGCTGAAAGAGCAGCCCGGCCAGATTCCCTCCGGCGCTCCCGCCGGCGGCGACAACTATCACGTGGTGTAA
- a CDS encoding RES family NAD+ phosphorylase, translated as MSEELEITKLQGQECYRLIPSKYPPIDLYEDVASVDELEAVYAVEAMTNPRLLEQAGDLNLVPKEDWLVGVPHASYAMAAFTHINPEGARFTTGDFGGYYCAPSLDTAIKETIYHQERLYSYTKEPAQRIQMRSLFARFTADLVDITDQQHLSSNLYHPTDYSHSQAFASEQRSNGKDGLMYRSVRHAGHDCFVLFRPRLITEICQAKHFEYCWNGNAITNVLEVKLHK; from the coding sequence GTGAGCGAAGAGCTTGAGATTACCAAATTGCAGGGGCAAGAGTGCTACCGGCTGATCCCGAGCAAGTATCCGCCCATCGACCTGTACGAAGACGTGGCCTCGGTCGACGAACTGGAAGCCGTGTACGCCGTGGAGGCCATGACCAACCCGCGACTGCTGGAGCAGGCTGGTGATCTGAACCTGGTGCCCAAGGAAGATTGGCTGGTGGGAGTCCCCCACGCCAGTTACGCCATGGCCGCGTTCACCCATATCAATCCGGAGGGAGCGCGTTTCACTACCGGAGACTTTGGTGGTTATTACTGCGCCCCTTCCCTGGACACGGCAATAAAAGAAACCATCTACCACCAGGAACGGCTTTACAGTTACACCAAAGAGCCCGCACAGCGCATTCAAATGCGCTCACTGTTCGCCCGCTTCACTGCGGATCTGGTAGACATTACCGACCAACAGCACCTTTCATCCAACCTCTATCATCCCACCGACTACAGCCACAGCCAGGCCTTCGCCAGCGAGCAACGTAGTAATGGTAAAGATGGATTGATGTATCGTTCGGTCAGGCATGCCGGCCATGATTGCTTCGTGCTGTTCAGACCCAGGCTGATCACGGAAATCTGCCAGGCCAAGCACTTTGAATACTGTTGGAATGGCAATGCAATAACAAACGTACTTGAAGTAAAATTACACAAATAA
- a CDS encoding head completion/stabilization protein encodes MFSGNSTDYQQATVTNDGFWPDIEVGEFERDRAMPADLQPATVAAAVLSAVAQVNLELVFTKTRLLAEGHASAAAVPGPTVGTQTMLTALYRQAVFARAKADLVTEAGSLSQRDAGNNQATQSGDVRAALLAESQQHIRAIKGAHRCGIELL; translated from the coding sequence ATGTTCAGCGGAAACAGCACCGATTATCAGCAGGCCACCGTCACCAACGACGGCTTCTGGCCAGACATTGAGGTGGGCGAGTTCGAGCGCGACCGCGCCATGCCCGCCGACCTGCAGCCCGCCACCGTGGCCGCTGCGGTGCTGTCCGCCGTGGCCCAGGTCAACCTGGAACTGGTGTTCACCAAAACCAGGCTGCTGGCCGAGGGACACGCCAGTGCCGCCGCCGTGCCCGGCCCAACGGTGGGCACCCAGACCATGCTCACCGCCCTGTACCGCCAGGCGGTGTTTGCCCGCGCCAAGGCGGACCTGGTCACCGAGGCCGGCAGCCTCAGCCAGCGCGACGCCGGCAACAACCAGGCCACCCAGAGCGGTGACGTGCGCGCCGCCCTGCTGGCCGAAAGCCAGCAGCACATTCGGGCCATCAAGGGCGCCCACCGTTGCGGGATCGAATTGCTGTGA
- a CDS encoding ogr/Delta-like zinc finger family protein, whose product MRVYCRECGSKGRITKTNRLSRDYTELYCQCNEAECGHTWVASVGYRHTLNPSAKTTSQMAFHLVRALPPGAQKDLLRELEGAR is encoded by the coding sequence ATGCGCGTTTACTGCAGAGAGTGCGGCAGCAAGGGCCGGATCACAAAAACCAACCGCCTGAGCCGGGACTACACCGAACTGTATTGCCAGTGCAATGAGGCCGAGTGTGGCCACACCTGGGTGGCCAGTGTGGGTTACCGGCACACGCTGAACCCCAGCGCCAAAACCACCAGCCAGATGGCATTTCACCTGGTAAGGGCGCTGCCGCCGGGGGCACAAAAAGACTTACTGAGGGAGCTGGAAGGGGCGCGCTAA
- a CDS encoding MbcA/ParS/Xre antitoxin family protein, which produces MMSQALPAQGNHGVDHSKALPVVFRILDKWDCDTKEQLALLGINSRSTLNKYKAAHGGLRLSPDTLERMSYILNIHKSLRILFTAEDSVYGWVRKPNQHPFFAGRSAMDVMMGGKVADLYEVSKRLSAWRGGTA; this is translated from the coding sequence ATGATGTCTCAAGCGTTACCGGCCCAAGGAAATCATGGCGTTGACCACAGCAAGGCGCTCCCGGTCGTGTTCCGGATCCTGGATAAATGGGACTGTGACACCAAAGAGCAGTTGGCCCTGCTGGGCATTAACTCACGTTCAACATTGAACAAGTACAAGGCGGCACATGGCGGACTTCGTCTAAGCCCGGACACCCTGGAGCGGATGAGCTACATCCTTAACATCCACAAGAGCCTGCGCATTCTGTTCACTGCCGAAGACAGCGTGTATGGCTGGGTGCGCAAACCCAACCAGCATCCCTTCTTCGCAGGCAGAAGCGCCATGGACGTGATGATGGGTGGCAAGGTGGCGGATCTGTACGAGGTATCCAAACGGCTGAGTGCCTGGCGCGGAGGAACGGCGTGA
- a CDS encoding phage tail protein, protein MSQGYYLHQLSTAIKAVLPAKCHKDFDAWMQNGSLQLTPADGGNGVQLARLNYQAVFMVEDLPFRELDPAVVLATVAAWLQDFDADRDRLELPDPDYDVEPIDEHSADLTISVQFSEPLYLQPDDTGPVHYGGKRYRLAPYEVWVAETGKLWVNDNGPWPLGGEA, encoded by the coding sequence GTGAGCCAGGGCTACTACCTGCACCAGCTGAGCACCGCCATCAAGGCCGTGCTGCCGGCCAAGTGCCACAAGGACTTCGACGCCTGGATGCAGAACGGCAGCCTGCAGCTTACCCCGGCCGATGGCGGCAACGGCGTGCAGCTGGCCCGGCTCAACTACCAGGCGGTGTTCATGGTGGAAGACCTGCCGTTCCGGGAGCTGGACCCGGCGGTGGTGCTGGCCACCGTGGCCGCCTGGCTGCAGGACTTTGATGCCGACCGCGACCGGCTGGAACTGCCCGACCCGGATTACGACGTGGAGCCCATCGACGAGCACAGCGCCGATCTCACCATCAGCGTGCAGTTCTCCGAGCCGCTGTATTTGCAGCCCGACGACACCGGCCCGGTGCACTACGGCGGCAAGCGCTACCGCCTGGCTCCCTATGAGGTGTGGGTGGCCGAAACCGGCAAGCTGTGGGTGAACGACAACGGCCCCTGGCCGCTGGGTGGTGAAGCGTGA
- a CDS encoding terminase large subunit domain-containing protein → MAYTEEIRNAAKGLYLKRWLPREIAQELGLNSARVVYQWVEKYAWDSLLSEIQLEDAIALRVQLLLNREKKSQAELDELDRLISQHVRLKKELLQLREKEVGLKEREAAIEAGVPADELPEPRRGRKGGGQARGGKGKKGKAPKNNVGELLPEDFQPFLDTLFGYQLRCREAMHDPEVPRTRNILKSRQIGMTYYFAGEALEDAALTGGNQIFLSATRAQAEVFRSYIIKIAQEFLGVELSGNPIILSNGAELHFLSTNSNSAQSRSGNVYIDEYFWIPGFTKLSNVASAMATQSRWRKTYFSTPSAKSHPGYGFWTGDTWKDGKDSRKDVEFPSFDDYRDGGRVCPDRQWRYAITVEDAVASGCNLINVIELRDEYADEVFRNLFMCEFVDDEASVFKFGQLEGCGVDTELWEDFDPRAARPFGTREVWLGYDPSRTRDNATLVVLAPPLVAGEPFRVLEKHHWRGLNFQHHVAEIAKLFKRYRVTYIGVDITGIGAGVFDLLKTKYPREAHAIHYSVESKNRLVLKMIDVVEAGRISWDREHKDIPLAFMAIKRTTTGSGNAMTFKAGRDATTGHADAFFAISHAVINEPLDHSNQRTSTWAIQA, encoded by the coding sequence ATGGCCTACACCGAAGAAATCCGCAACGCTGCCAAGGGGCTGTATTTAAAGCGCTGGCTGCCCCGGGAAATTGCCCAGGAGCTGGGCCTGAACTCGGCGCGGGTGGTCTATCAGTGGGTGGAGAAATACGCCTGGGATTCGCTGCTGTCGGAAATTCAGCTGGAAGACGCCATTGCCTTGCGGGTGCAGCTGCTGCTGAACCGGGAGAAAAAGAGCCAGGCCGAGCTGGACGAACTCGATCGGCTGATCAGCCAGCATGTGCGGCTGAAGAAAGAGCTGCTGCAGCTGCGCGAAAAGGAAGTGGGGCTGAAGGAGCGGGAAGCGGCCATTGAGGCCGGGGTACCCGCCGACGAACTGCCGGAGCCACGGCGCGGCCGCAAGGGCGGCGGCCAGGCCAGGGGCGGCAAGGGCAAGAAGGGAAAGGCGCCCAAGAACAACGTGGGCGAGTTGTTGCCGGAAGACTTTCAGCCGTTCCTGGATACGCTGTTCGGCTATCAGCTGCGCTGCCGCGAGGCCATGCACGACCCGGAGGTGCCGCGCACCCGCAACATATTAAAGTCGCGCCAGATTGGCATGACCTACTATTTCGCCGGCGAAGCGCTGGAAGACGCGGCCCTGACCGGCGGCAACCAGATATTCCTGTCGGCCACCCGGGCCCAGGCAGAGGTGTTCCGCTCCTACATCATCAAGATCGCCCAGGAGTTCCTGGGCGTGGAGCTGTCGGGCAACCCGATAATCTTAAGCAACGGTGCCGAGCTGCACTTTCTCTCCACCAACTCCAACAGCGCCCAGTCGCGCAGCGGCAACGTCTACATCGACGAATATTTCTGGATCCCGGGGTTTACCAAGCTCTCCAACGTGGCCTCGGCCATGGCCACCCAAAGCCGGTGGCGTAAAACCTATTTCTCCACGCCCTCGGCCAAGTCGCACCCGGGCTACGGCTTCTGGACCGGCGACACCTGGAAAGACGGCAAGGACAGTCGCAAGGACGTGGAATTCCCCTCCTTCGACGATTACCGCGACGGCGGCCGGGTGTGCCCGGACCGGCAGTGGCGCTATGCCATTACCGTGGAAGACGCGGTGGCCAGCGGCTGCAACCTGATCAACGTGATTGAGCTGCGGGACGAATACGCCGACGAGGTGTTTCGCAATCTGTTCATGTGCGAGTTCGTGGACGACGAAGCCAGCGTGTTCAAGTTTGGCCAGCTGGAAGGCTGCGGGGTGGACACCGAACTGTGGGAAGACTTCGACCCACGCGCGGCCCGGCCGTTCGGCACCCGGGAAGTGTGGCTGGGCTATGACCCCAGCCGCACCCGCGACAACGCCACCCTGGTGGTGCTGGCCCCGCCGCTGGTCGCCGGCGAGCCGTTTCGGGTGCTGGAAAAGCACCACTGGCGGGGGCTGAACTTTCAGCACCATGTGGCGGAGATCGCCAAGCTGTTCAAGCGCTACCGGGTAACCTACATCGGCGTGGACATTACCGGCATTGGCGCCGGGGTGTTCGACCTGCTCAAAACCAAGTACCCCCGCGAAGCCCACGCCATTCACTACTCGGTGGAAAGCAAAAACCGCCTGGTGCTGAAGATGATCGACGTGGTGGAGGCGGGGCGCATCAGCTGGGACCGGGAGCACAAAGACATTCCGCTGGCCTTTATGGCCATCAAGCGCACCACCACCGGCAGCGGCAACGCCATGACCTTCAAGGCCGGGCGGGACGCCACCACCGGCCACGCCGACGCCTTTTTTGCCATTTCCCACGCGGTGATCAACGAGCCGCTGGATCACTCCAATCAACGCACTTCAACCTGGGCCATTCAAGCATGA
- a CDS encoding phage virion morphogenesis protein, which yields MIRFDLDVLPITDRLKLATMPAKQRTRFLWRLGNELKKATARNIRQQRTPDGQAWAPRKRKPRKGGKKKMLTGLPALLAIDNTAIDMTLRFRRGSMPVHAGVVGGTHNNGMNQRRTAEQASRNKPRREPATATKAQAKRLRLLGYQRRGKRGKYVNASSKWIQENLSYRQAGMLIKKLKDEPVKRSWDIELPARQFMGANEAERAKIIRRVMQGIGFGWNVKKQQTKGASS from the coding sequence GTGATCCGGTTCGACCTTGATGTATTGCCCATTACCGACCGTCTGAAGCTCGCCACCATGCCGGCCAAACAGCGCACCCGCTTTCTGTGGCGCCTGGGCAACGAGCTGAAAAAAGCCACCGCCCGCAACATCAGGCAGCAGCGCACCCCGGACGGACAAGCCTGGGCACCACGCAAACGCAAGCCCCGCAAGGGTGGCAAGAAAAAGATGCTCACCGGCCTGCCCGCGCTGCTGGCCATCGACAACACCGCCATCGACATGACCCTGCGCTTTCGCCGGGGCTCCATGCCGGTACATGCCGGTGTGGTTGGCGGCACCCACAACAACGGCATGAACCAACGCCGCACCGCCGAGCAGGCCTCGCGCAACAAGCCACGGCGGGAACCGGCCACCGCCACCAAGGCTCAGGCCAAGCGGCTGCGCCTGTTGGGCTACCAGCGCCGGGGTAAACGCGGCAAATACGTGAACGCATCGAGCAAGTGGATTCAGGAAAACCTCAGCTATCGCCAGGCCGGCATGCTGATCAAAAAGCTCAAGGATGAGCCGGTGAAACGCAGCTGGGACATTGAACTGCCCGCACGTCAGTTCATGGGAGCCAACGAAGCCGAGCGCGCCAAAATCATCCGCCGGGTAATGCAGGGCATTGGCTTCGGCTGGAACGTGAAGAAACAACAAACGAAAGGGGCAAGTTCATGA
- a CDS encoding DUF2586 domain-containing protein gives MIPTIQVNNLNQMQGPTNEVERHFLFVGQATKNSGKLLSINTQSNLDDLLGTEDSPLKTNLLAAMQNAGQNWSAHAHVLALAEDWTEAVLAAQQVASFEAVVLLEPVTTAEQINAAQALRNQLIATWGRWQFMMLAAEGIKADGVDAQDWPAYETDMTALANGIAADGVMLVPQLHGNNAGVLAGRLCNRAVTVADTPMRVKTGALVGLGPAPKDSTGAELSLATLQTLEAARLSVPWWFPDFDGVYWADGNLLDVEGGDYQVVENRRVADKVARKLRIRGIARIGDRQLNSTPGSIAAAKLYFMRDLRVMSKSVTIAGITFPGEITPPDDGDIAIEWLSKYEVAIYALARPYDCPKKIGINIILDLSNPGERQ, from the coding sequence ATGATCCCAACTATCCAGGTCAACAACCTGAACCAGATGCAGGGGCCCACCAACGAGGTGGAACGCCACTTCCTGTTTGTGGGTCAGGCCACCAAAAACAGCGGCAAGCTGCTCTCCATTAACACCCAGTCGAACCTCGACGATCTGCTGGGCACCGAAGACAGCCCGTTAAAAACCAACCTGCTCGCCGCCATGCAGAACGCCGGCCAGAACTGGAGCGCCCACGCCCACGTGCTGGCCCTGGCAGAAGACTGGACCGAGGCGGTGCTGGCCGCGCAACAGGTCGCCTCCTTTGAGGCGGTGGTGCTGCTGGAGCCAGTGACCACCGCCGAGCAGATCAACGCCGCCCAGGCCCTGCGCAACCAGCTGATTGCCACCTGGGGCCGCTGGCAGTTCATGATGCTGGCCGCCGAAGGCATTAAAGCCGACGGCGTAGACGCCCAGGACTGGCCCGCCTATGAAACCGACATGACCGCACTCGCCAACGGCATTGCCGCCGACGGCGTCATGCTGGTGCCCCAGCTGCACGGCAACAACGCCGGCGTGCTGGCCGGCCGCCTGTGCAACCGCGCCGTGACCGTGGCCGACACCCCCATGCGGGTGAAAACCGGCGCCTTGGTGGGGCTGGGCCCGGCCCCGAAAGACAGCACCGGTGCCGAGCTGAGCCTGGCCACCCTGCAAACCCTGGAAGCGGCCCGGCTGTCCGTGCCTTGGTGGTTCCCCGACTTCGACGGCGTCTACTGGGCCGACGGCAACCTGCTGGACGTGGAAGGCGGCGACTATCAGGTGGTGGAAAACCGCCGGGTTGCCGACAAGGTGGCCCGCAAGCTGCGCATTCGCGGCATTGCCCGCATTGGTGATCGCCAGCTCAACAGCACCCCGGGCAGCATTGCCGCCGCCAAGCTCTACTTCATGCGCGACCTGCGGGTGATGAGCAAGTCGGTGACCATTGCCGGCATCACCTTCCCCGGCGAGATCACGCCCCCCGACGACGGCGACATCGCCATTGAATGGCTGAGCAAATACGAAGTGGCCATCTATGCCCTGGCCCGGCCCTACGACTGCCCCAAGAAAATCGGCATCAACATCATCCTTGACCTGAGCAACCCCGGAGAACGCCAATGA
- a CDS encoding phage major capsid protein, P2 family, translated as MSMILTPQAAALLDKYSARLAQAYGIDTSKLEQQFSVTGPQETRLRAALLESADFLRMITLADVDQIKGQVVDVGIGSIHSGRKASGRFIKAVGVGGHNYELTETDSGALLSWATLAVWANAGNEGEFLRLVNEFINRSFALDMIRVGFNGTSIATNTDPEANPLGQDVNKGWQQLVREWNGGSQIIGSAQSKVYFDPDGNGDYNTLDAMASDLINSTIDPAFRNDPRLTVMVGADLVAAAQGRLYQQADKPTEQIAAQQLATSVAGRRAITPPFFPGKRMVVTIPANLHLYTQRGTRQRSAAHNQDRKGFESQYWRMEGYAVGEYRAYASFDESGVEIAPTPAPAP; from the coding sequence ATGAGCATGATCCTCACCCCTCAAGCCGCCGCCTTGCTGGACAAATACAGTGCCAGACTGGCTCAGGCCTATGGCATTGATACCAGCAAGCTGGAGCAGCAGTTCTCCGTCACCGGCCCGCAGGAAACCCGCCTGCGCGCCGCCCTGCTGGAGTCCGCCGACTTCCTGCGCATGATCACCCTGGCCGACGTGGACCAGATCAAGGGCCAGGTGGTGGACGTGGGCATTGGCAGCATCCACTCGGGGCGCAAGGCCTCGGGCCGCTTCATCAAGGCAGTGGGTGTGGGTGGCCACAACTACGAGCTGACCGAAACCGACTCCGGCGCCCTGCTGTCCTGGGCCACTCTGGCGGTATGGGCCAACGCCGGCAACGAAGGCGAGTTTCTGCGCCTGGTGAACGAGTTCATCAACCGCAGCTTTGCGCTGGACATGATCCGCGTGGGCTTCAACGGTACCTCCATTGCCACCAACACCGATCCGGAAGCCAACCCCTTGGGCCAGGACGTGAACAAGGGCTGGCAGCAGCTGGTGCGCGAGTGGAACGGTGGCTCCCAGATCATCGGCTCGGCCCAGAGCAAGGTGTATTTCGACCCCGACGGTAACGGCGATTACAACACCCTGGACGCCATGGCCTCCGACCTCATCAACAGCACCATTGACCCGGCGTTTCGCAACGACCCGCGCCTGACCGTGATGGTGGGTGCCGATCTGGTGGCTGCCGCCCAGGGCCGGTTGTATCAACAGGCCGACAAGCCCACCGAGCAGATCGCCGCTCAGCAGCTGGCCACCAGCGTTGCCGGCCGCCGTGCCATTACCCCGCCCTTCTTCCCGGGCAAGCGCATGGTGGTGACCATTCCGGCCAACCTGCACCTCTACACCCAGCGCGGCACCCGCCAGCGCAGCGCGGCCCACAACCAGGACCGCAAGGGCTTCGAGAGCCAGTACTGGCGCATGGAAGGCTACGCCGTGGGCGAATACCGCGCCTATGCCTCCTTCGACGAGTCGGGCGTGGAAATCGCCCCCACCCCGGCACCGGCGCCGTAA